A single region of the Salarchaeum japonicum genome encodes:
- a CDS encoding PadR family transcriptional regulator, with protein sequence MRKSGPPKGLVSYLVLELLAEQPRYGYELLKEITELSGGHWEPSYGSVYPILYKFEENGWAERIEREDEPDRKYFELTEEGRAELAEKREEVGGTAHDFADIILGFYHMYAVLGIDDRFDVENPAEGWRFGEEFSAWIVEQVVRHHEHYFDTTFERVPDTPEEFNERMGVSDE encoded by the coding sequence ATGCGTAAGAGCGGACCGCCGAAGGGACTCGTCTCGTATCTCGTTCTGGAACTCCTCGCCGAACAGCCCCGGTACGGGTACGAGCTCCTCAAGGAAATCACGGAACTCAGCGGCGGTCACTGGGAGCCCTCGTACGGCTCCGTCTACCCCATCCTCTACAAGTTCGAGGAGAACGGCTGGGCGGAGCGCATCGAGCGCGAGGACGAACCCGACCGGAAGTACTTCGAACTCACCGAGGAGGGCCGCGCGGAACTCGCGGAGAAACGCGAGGAGGTCGGCGGCACCGCCCACGACTTCGCGGACATCATCCTCGGATTCTACCACATGTACGCCGTGCTCGGCATCGACGACCGATTCGACGTGGAGAACCCCGCGGAGGGCTGGCGGTTCGGCGAGGAGTTCTCGGCGTGGATCGTGGAGCAGGTCGTCCGCCACCACGAACACTACTTCGACACGACGTTCGAGCGCGTCCCGGACACGCCCGAGGAGTTCAACGAGCGGATGGGCGTCTCAGACGAGTAG